In Meiothermus ruber DSM 1279, the following proteins share a genomic window:
- a CDS encoding type IV secretory system conjugative DNA transfer family protein: MSVTRRQSLLEVPTSQKLLRFLGGLVMLSTLALAFGVGWQAALEVAQGMLRAGWGAALKASSPAELILRCYGDLTGNCTEVMNGLWQKALPLDTLRMVVAGGFVLGMIPFLIRPHRPRKLPGQGRWASASDLKGYLGEGTGWYGLFEGKPLRVPSMERRTGTLVVGKPGGGKTTGYYQPNLLLDARDGWSAIVFDLKWPDEGGLMEAIRYYSHFGRAVYAYTPFAPGSARIALLEGAENPQEASNIADIIVPRLADGGAEFYANLERMLLAGLIWVEGQEGRYSLRHILELLRQGKEEIKAYAEVRPHLKDRIGAVMQTREDIIAGVVAGLAGRLALFENDHLDRSSLPGAGAVPWPRLFSEPSLLYIGIPQEHLEGGKATALLWLVKRILDREIHRAAARNGGTLKALTSVYLDEFTAFGKLPGIEDNLKTMRSRGAAFHVSVQNLANGRSVYGRDVWESIQGTFGQQVYLLERLSEEDRKWLARTLGYETVVGYSRSASKMGFLSGSEGEGEREEARFLLSAEEMREVKKGETVVILDGKPPVRTYLGGMWEKKHPLHGLYEKARKAVPAVRAGAARDRAYAEPQPRPASSSVEERQPEPERQPVELQPEERSLVQEASDPRSLEAYIRRLASTLPVFQRYYHKKTTTGIRFVLPAGFPPPETAWVREGWIEVRGKEELSVNLTSKGLETLEKTFVAALVRWCRVREWARRQNQERQSLLYMSEEEAETVLREYAKQLPTEGGRVRVEISLEALGDARA; this comes from the coding sequence ATGAGCGTGACCCGGCGGCAGTCGTTGCTCGAAGTGCCCACCTCCCAGAAGCTCCTGCGGTTTCTGGGAGGTCTGGTAATGCTCTCCACCCTGGCCCTGGCCTTCGGGGTTGGATGGCAGGCCGCGCTGGAGGTGGCCCAGGGGATGCTGCGGGCGGGGTGGGGAGCCGCGCTGAAGGCGTCGAGCCCTGCCGAGCTGATCCTGCGCTGCTACGGTGACCTGACCGGCAACTGCACGGAGGTCATGAACGGCCTGTGGCAGAAGGCCCTGCCCCTGGACACCCTGCGGATGGTGGTGGCCGGGGGGTTTGTCCTGGGGATGATCCCCTTCCTGATCCGCCCGCACCGCCCGCGCAAGCTGCCGGGGCAGGGGCGGTGGGCCAGCGCCAGCGACCTGAAGGGTTACTTAGGGGAGGGCACCGGCTGGTACGGGCTGTTCGAGGGGAAGCCGCTCAGGGTGCCCTCGATGGAGCGGCGCACCGGGACGCTGGTGGTGGGCAAGCCCGGCGGGGGCAAAACGACCGGCTACTACCAGCCCAACTTGCTGCTCGACGCGCGGGACGGCTGGAGCGCCATCGTTTTCGATCTCAAGTGGCCCGACGAGGGCGGGCTGATGGAGGCGATACGCTACTACAGCCACTTCGGGCGGGCGGTGTATGCCTACACGCCCTTCGCGCCGGGCTCGGCCCGCATTGCCCTGCTGGAAGGTGCGGAGAACCCCCAGGAAGCCAGCAACATCGCGGACATCATCGTGCCCCGCCTGGCCGACGGGGGGGCGGAGTTCTACGCCAACCTCGAGCGGATGCTCCTGGCCGGGTTGATATGGGTGGAGGGGCAGGAAGGGCGCTACTCCCTGCGGCACATCCTCGAACTGTTGCGCCAGGGCAAGGAGGAGATCAAAGCCTACGCCGAAGTCCGCCCACATCTGAAGGACCGGATCGGAGCGGTCATGCAGACCCGCGAGGACATCATCGCCGGGGTGGTGGCAGGGCTGGCAGGCAGGCTGGCCCTCTTCGAGAACGACCATTTGGATCGCTCGAGCCTGCCGGGTGCAGGGGCGGTGCCCTGGCCTCGCCTGTTCAGCGAGCCCAGCCTGCTTTACATCGGCATCCCCCAGGAGCACCTGGAAGGGGGCAAGGCCACGGCCCTCTTGTGGCTGGTCAAGCGCATCCTGGACCGGGAAATCCACCGGGCTGCTGCCCGGAACGGGGGGACGCTTAAAGCGCTCACCTCGGTCTACCTCGACGAGTTCACCGCCTTCGGCAAGCTCCCCGGCATCGAGGACAACCTCAAGACCATGCGCAGCAGGGGAGCGGCCTTCCACGTGAGCGTGCAGAACCTGGCCAACGGGCGCTCGGTATATGGGCGGGATGTGTGGGAGAGCATCCAGGGGACGTTCGGGCAGCAGGTGTATCTGCTCGAGCGCCTCTCGGAGGAAGACCGCAAATGGCTGGCCCGGACGCTGGGGTACGAGACCGTGGTGGGATACTCCAGAAGCGCCTCCAAAATGGGCTTCCTCTCGGGCAGCGAGGGGGAGGGCGAGCGCGAGGAGGCCCGCTTCCTGCTTTCCGCCGAGGAGATGCGGGAGGTGAAGAAAGGCGAGACGGTGGTGATCCTGGACGGCAAGCCGCCGGTGCGCACCTACCTGGGGGGGATGTGGGAGAAAAAACACCCCCTGCATGGGCTCTACGAGAAGGCCCGGAAGGCTGTCCCGGCAGTGCGGGCGGGAGCCGCCCGGGACAGGGCCTACGCCGAACCCCAGCCCCGGCCTGCTTCCTCTTCCGTGGAAGAGCGCCAGCCTGAGCCTGAACGCCAGCCCGTCGAGCTCCAGCCAGAGGAGCGTTCTCTGGTGCAGGAGGCCAGCGATCCCCGCAGCCTGGAAGCCTACATCCGGCGACTGGCCTCCACCCTGCCGGTCTTCCAGCGCTACTACCACAAGAAGACCACCACCGGGATTCGCTTCGTGCTGCCCGCGGGCTTCCCCCCACCCGAGACGGCCTGGGTGCGGGAGGGCTGGATCGAGGTGCGGGGCAAAGAGGAACTCTCGGTCAACCTCACCAGCAAGGGCCTGGAGACCCTGGAAAAGACCTTCGTGGCGGCCCTGGTGCGCTGGTGCCGGGTGCGGGAGTGGGCCCGGCGGCAGAACCAGGAACGCCAAAGCCTGCTCTATATGAGCGAGGAGGAAGCCGAGACCGTGCTCAGGGAGTACGCCAAACAACTTCCCACGGAAGGGGGGCGGGTGAGGGTCGAGATTTCATTGGAGGCGTTGGGCGATGCAAGGGCTTGA
- a CDS encoding HD-GYP domain-containing protein, translating to MLLQTGRGYIIPQGEITLENCGHSERLLWLASWAATRFGLWGEFVDAAQIHDAGKLYLPRYDLLRRPLKASELEVLRSHVALSWQHASKNGYSRTAQDVALMHHERWDGKGYILGRGKEEIPLSARVMAVLDAYDAMRSGRPYREALSPVEARREIRQGAGTQFDPQIAGLFLEYLEVEWPDC from the coding sequence ATGCTGCTGCAAACCGGTAGGGGCTACATCATCCCTCAAGGAGAGATCACCCTGGAAAACTGCGGCCACTCCGAGCGGCTGCTGTGGTTGGCTTCCTGGGCGGCGACCCGCTTCGGCCTGTGGGGCGAGTTCGTAGACGCGGCACAGATTCACGACGCGGGCAAGCTGTACCTGCCCCGCTACGACCTGCTGCGGCGTCCGCTCAAGGCGTCCGAACTGGAGGTGCTGCGCTCTCACGTCGCCCTGTCCTGGCAACATGCCTCGAAGAACGGATACAGCCGGACGGCGCAGGACGTAGCCCTGATGCATCACGAGCGCTGGGACGGGAAAGGGTACATCCTCGGAAGGGGAAAAGAGGAAATCCCCCTTTCCGCGCGGGTCATGGCGGTGCTGGACGCCTACGATGCCATGCGATCCGGGCGGCCTTACCGGGAGGCATTGAGCCCGGTGGAGGCCCGCCGTGAAATCCGGCAGGGGGCCGGGACGCAATTTGACCCTCAAATAGCGGGGCTGTTCCTGGAGTACCTGGAGGTGGAATGGCCCGACTGCTAG
- a CDS encoding lytic transglycosylase domain-containing protein translates to MARLLALLVLASCSWGLACGRIPPDLAGWAAYYARGYGLDPDLLVALVWVESRFCPDAVSPDGAVGLGQIMPATGRAIGISRERLSHPQWNLWGAARHLRQLWDSFRDWRLALAAYNAGSGAVRRYRGIPPYPETQKYVRDVLWVYRWLKQNRKA, encoded by the coding sequence ATGGCCCGACTGCTAGCCCTGTTGGTTCTGGCCTCGTGCTCGTGGGGGCTGGCTTGCGGTCGCATCCCCCCTGACCTGGCGGGGTGGGCGGCCTACTACGCCAGGGGGTACGGGCTGGACCCGGATTTGCTCGTCGCCCTGGTGTGGGTGGAGAGCCGCTTCTGCCCGGATGCGGTCTCTCCCGACGGGGCGGTGGGGCTGGGGCAGATTATGCCCGCGACGGGCAGGGCGATTGGCATCTCGAGGGAGCGGCTTTCGCACCCCCAGTGGAACCTGTGGGGAGCGGCGCGGCACCTGCGGCAGCTATGGGACAGCTTCCGGGACTGGCGGCTGGCGCTGGCGGCCTACAACGCCGGGTCGGGGGCGGTGCGTAGGTACAGGGGCATTCCTCCCTACCCCGAGACGCAGAAGTATGTGAGGGACGTGCTATGGGTGTACCGGTGGTTGAAGCAGAACAGAAAAGCCTAG
- a CDS encoding ATPase AAA, which yields MVEAEQKSLVRVHERFPEEFARLMERLPPWVRVEVEGHRDSLDEIVLDLGKPLIYTAADQVYVLEGRTVSKDDLSYLTHRLGGFKENNRAGLEGTLHRISRIQDAYGETVGVTIRIGRFVMGVAEALRPWLEQTGSLLVVGPPRTGKTTLLRDIVRILAGRYGPRVAVVDTSNEIGGDGKLTHPGISPARRLQVPDPPSKNQGWVIYQAIANHSPEVVVADEIGYNEDVFQCLTASRRGVRVVATAHGETILDLLENPVLLPILGDPVEGKRRSRPSFAMCLEVRGKGKFVLYPDFAEALDTLLAGGEPEGLRLGRWD from the coding sequence GTGGTTGAAGCAGAACAGAAAAGCCTAGTGCGGGTACACGAGCGCTTCCCCGAGGAGTTCGCCCGCCTGATGGAACGCCTGCCGCCGTGGGTGCGGGTGGAGGTGGAGGGGCACCGGGACAGCCTGGACGAGATCGTGCTGGATCTGGGCAAGCCCCTCATCTACACCGCAGCGGATCAGGTCTACGTCCTGGAGGGGCGCACGGTGAGCAAGGACGACCTCTCCTACCTGACCCACCGGCTGGGGGGGTTCAAGGAGAACAACCGGGCGGGCCTGGAGGGCACCCTGCACCGCATTTCCCGCATCCAGGACGCCTATGGGGAGACGGTAGGGGTGACCATCCGCATCGGGCGCTTCGTGATGGGGGTGGCCGAGGCCCTGCGGCCCTGGCTCGAGCAGACCGGCTCCCTGCTGGTGGTGGGGCCGCCCCGCACCGGCAAGACCACCCTGCTGCGGGACATCGTGCGTATCCTGGCCGGGCGCTACGGGCCACGGGTGGCGGTGGTGGACACCAGCAACGAGATCGGGGGGGACGGCAAGCTCACCCACCCCGGCATCTCCCCTGCCCGGCGCTTGCAGGTGCCCGACCCGCCCTCCAAGAACCAGGGCTGGGTCATCTACCAGGCCATCGCCAACCACTCACCCGAGGTGGTGGTGGCCGACGAAATCGGCTACAACGAGGACGTTTTCCAGTGCCTTACCGCGAGCCGCCGGGGGGTGCGGGTGGTGGCCACCGCCCACGGCGAGACCATCCTGGACCTGCTGGAGAACCCGGTGCTGCTGCCCATTTTGGGCGACCCGGTGGAGGGGAAGCGCAGAAGCCGCCCGTCCTTCGCCATGTGCCTGGAGGTGCGGGGCAAGGGGAAGTTCGTGCTGTACCCCGACTTTGCCGAGGCCCTGGACACCCTGCTCGCGGGAGGTGAACCCGAGGGCTTGCGACTGGGGAGGTGGGATTGA